In Xenorhabdus nematophila ATCC 19061, one DNA window encodes the following:
- a CDS encoding RHS repeat-associated core domain-containing protein has protein sequence MSDTFSLYTGTPEVTVYDNRALTVRTLQFCRTKAGETPDLRCTRTTFSETGYPLTQADPRLGAAGLTNFNNTLGLVGQHLHQHGADNGDTWALADILNRPLWQRSANGQVTLFTHDALGRLVTTASRDTGTPDGTLSTPVVRTRTYYGETLSPGLMPREQAKTANLCGQAVMMWDSIGLESTAAISLTGQIQTATRRLLAKDKEDREGDWSGNDTLTTIWQTWETALDPVHHVTRYRHNAHGQVVSLIDAAGHTRTSAYDVSGILCHQSLTLAGQTTAQVILQGQTVTAAGQPLSETQGNGVTVNYDYEPETQRLIGTTVSRERDGKSTVLQALRYTHDPAGNVLTVTDEVPPVTWFRNQQVNPVQTFSYDSLYQLVCAKGREAATQQQGMGLPALITPQSANSSQYTNYTRCYTYDRGGNLTQIRHSAPKSGNNWTTDIAISTTANRGVSTALFTDITPQNPEQVDTLFDRAGNQLQLQPGQVLKWDRDNRLHQVTATAGISVPREYYGYSGARRVLKASEQPLSEVIQQQRVIYLDGLERRTTQQCPVTRQEDRAGVCAAPVVTEALEIIITDTGASGVRVFHWTAGKPDGVLNDSIRYSYGDQIGSGHLELDQNGDLISREEYYPYGGTALWATRSQMEADYKTVRYSGKERDATGLYYYGYRYYQPWAGRWLNPDPAGTVDGPNLFRMVRNNPVSAFDNSGLMFARAVFKVVTSAGVAAGGLGYEAYKHANKPADAPAVEQLSISTLGNNKIHDQHVKIAERQHNFSLLDTVRKNLSGRGKVLSDAARGQLPAHESAMNEAGNIAAIYEFSKTGSISQLDKTSLMGHAVQDIKGNIPTRIKQTAKTLATVGTITPEGGKELAETAKKTAEVIEDTAIVGVSIGVAGNTALTAAKLLVPGAAIPLTIAQSLWAVSSVGKVVNDVNEVTKIHIEKSEITHHTRTDLLSQIKQINTENRKEIIFGRKE, from the coding sequence ATGAGTGATACTTTTTCGCTTTACACCGGAACCCCCGAGGTCACGGTGTATGACAACCGCGCCCTTACCGTGCGCACCCTGCAATTCTGCCGCACTAAGGCGGGGGAGACGCCCGACCTGCGTTGCACGCGCACCACGTTCTCAGAGACCGGCTATCCGCTCACTCAGGCTGATCCGCGGCTGGGGGCAGCCGGCCTGACCAATTTCAACAATACCTTAGGTCTGGTAGGACAACACCTGCATCAACACGGCGCTGACAATGGCGATACCTGGGCTTTGGCCGATATCCTGAATCGTCCGCTTTGGCAGCGGAGCGCCAATGGTCAGGTTACCCTGTTCACCCACGATGCCCTTGGGCGTTTGGTCACCACGGCCTCCCGGGACACTGGCACCCCTGATGGAACCCTGTCCACGCCAGTGGTACGCACCAGAACGTATTACGGTGAGACGCTTTCACCGGGCCTGATGCCCCGTGAGCAGGCTAAAACAGCCAATCTGTGTGGACAAGCCGTGATGATGTGGGACAGCATCGGGTTGGAGAGCACTGCTGCCATCAGCCTGACCGGCCAAATTCAGACTGCCACCCGCCGTCTGCTGGCTAAAGATAAAGAAGACCGTGAGGGCGACTGGTCCGGGAACGACACGCTGACAACGATCTGGCAAACGTGGGAAACGGCCTTAGATCCGGTACATCACGTGACCCGATACCGGCATAATGCCCACGGACAGGTTGTGAGCCTGATCGATGCGGCAGGTCATACCCGCACTTCAGCCTATGATGTGAGCGGGATACTGTGTCACCAGAGCCTGACACTGGCGGGTCAGACGACCGCTCAGGTTATTCTGCAAGGACAGACGGTCACGGCGGCGGGACAGCCATTATCGGAAACCCAGGGTAACGGGGTGACAGTAAACTATGACTATGAACCTGAAACGCAACGGTTAATCGGTACGACTGTAAGCCGAGAACGGGATGGGAAATCGACAGTATTACAGGCACTGCGCTATACCCATGACCCGGCAGGCAATGTGCTGACGGTGACGGATGAGGTGCCGCCAGTCACCTGGTTTCGTAATCAGCAGGTAAACCCGGTGCAGACCTTCAGTTATGATTCGCTGTACCAGCTTGTCTGTGCCAAAGGCCGGGAGGCGGCCACTCAGCAGCAGGGAATGGGGCTGCCAGCCCTTATCACACCACAGTCGGCGAACAGCAGCCAGTATACAAATTACACCCGATGTTACACTTATGACCGCGGAGGCAATCTGACACAAATTCGGCACAGTGCACCAAAGAGCGGGAACAACTGGACTACGGATATCGCAATCTCAACGACGGCGAATCGGGGAGTCAGTACCGCACTGTTTACGGATATCACACCACAGAATCCAGAGCAAGTGGATACGTTGTTTGACCGGGCAGGCAACCAGTTGCAACTGCAACCGGGGCAGGTACTGAAATGGGATCGTGACAACCGGCTGCATCAGGTGACAGCAACAGCGGGAATCTCGGTTCCCAGAGAGTATTATGGGTACTCAGGTGCCAGGCGGGTGCTGAAAGCCAGTGAGCAACCTCTGTCTGAGGTAATCCAACAACAGCGGGTCATCTATCTGGACGGTCTGGAGCGGCGAACAACTCAGCAATGTCCTGTCACCCGCCAGGAAGACCGTGCAGGTGTCTGTGCGGCACCGGTGGTCACAGAGGCGCTGGAGATTATTATTACTGACACCGGGGCGAGCGGGGTACGGGTGTTTCACTGGACGGCAGGTAAACCGGACGGTGTACTCAATGACAGTATCCGCTACAGCTACGGTGACCAGATAGGCAGCGGTCATTTAGAGCTGGATCAGAACGGGGATCTTATCAGCCGGGAGGAGTATTACCCGTATGGAGGAACGGCGCTATGGGCGACACGCAGTCAGATGGAAGCGGACTATAAGACGGTACGTTATTCAGGTAAGGAGCGGGATGCGACAGGACTCTACTATTATGGCTACCGTTATTACCAACCATGGGCAGGGCGATGGTTAAATCCGGATCCTGCGGGAACCGTGGACGGACCGAATTTATTCAGAATGGTGAGAAACAACCCTGTATCTGCGTTTGATAATAGTGGATTAATGTTTGCCAGAGCCGTATTCAAAGTCGTTACTTCAGCTGGGGTAGCCGCAGGGGGGCTGGGTTATGAAGCATACAAACATGCTAATAAGCCAGCCGATGCACCGGCAGTTGAGCAACTATCCATATCCACTCTCGGCAATAATAAAATCCATGACCAGCACGTAAAAATAGCGGAGAGGCAACATAACTTTAGTCTGCTTGATACCGTGAGAAAGAACCTTTCTGGCAGAGGTAAAGTGTTATCTGATGCTGCCCGGGGTCAATTACCTGCACATGAATCTGCTATGAATGAAGCAGGAAATATTGCAGCAATATATGAATTTTCTAAAACAGGCAGCATCTCCCAATTGGACAAAACAAGTTTAATGGGTCATGCAGTACAAGATATAAAAGGCAATATACCGACTCGGATTAAACAGACAGCAAAAACGTTGGCAACAGTGGGAACAATAACACCCGAAGGTGGAAAAGAACTCGCTGAAACAGCTAAAAAAACGGCCGAAGTTATCGAGGATACGGCTATTGTAGGTGTTTCCATTGGTGTTGCGGGTAATACCGCCCTGACCGCGGCTAAACTCTTGGTGCCAGGGGCAGCTATTCCATTGACTATTGCCCAAAGCTTATGGGCCGTAAGTTCTGTGGGTAAAGTCGTGAACGATGTCAACGAGGTTACTAAAATACATATTGAAAAAAGTGAAATTACTCACCATACAAGAACTGATTTGTTAAGTCAGATCAAACAAATTAATACAGAAAACAGAAAAGAAATAATCTTTGGTAGAAAAGAATAA
- a CDS encoding putative holin: MTIIQSPTLTGGENLLLSGSTVIGIFTDFPTGLLLSAFTGAVVFVVSAHDLSILNKILLFGVSMTAGIIAAPFTASVISAFTPSLVVACSNVGALVASSVAVRVLLILSTNSSGLLRKLLGGKKHDSL, from the coding sequence ATGACCATAATCCAATCCCCGACTCTGACTGGAGGAGAAAATTTACTTCTCAGTGGATCGACTGTCATTGGGATATTTACTGATTTTCCTACAGGGCTCCTTCTTAGCGCTTTTACCGGCGCAGTCGTATTTGTCGTTTCTGCCCATGATCTCTCTATTCTGAATAAGATCCTACTGTTTGGTGTCTCGATGACGGCGGGAATTATTGCAGCGCCTTTTACCGCGTCCGTCATTTCCGCATTCACCCCATCGTTGGTAGTTGCGTGTTCTAATGTTGGCGCACTGGTAGCTTCATCTGTAGCTGTACGGGTACTATTGATCCTGAGTACGAACAGTAGCGGCTTACTCCGGAAATTGTTGGGAGGAAAAAAACATGATTCTCTTTAA
- a CDS encoding lysozyme: protein MQISEQGLLLLKQSEGCRTQAYQDCVGVWTIGYGWTQSVEGIPIYAGMTISTTQAEQLLQQGLHRYEAAVLHLVKVSLTQGQFDALINFTYNVGESALAHSTLLKYLNAGNYAAAADEFLRWNWAKGQQLPGLTRRRQAEKELFLS from the coding sequence ATGCAGATAAGTGAACAGGGGCTGTTATTGCTCAAACAATCTGAAGGTTGTCGTACTCAGGCCTACCAGGATTGTGTGGGAGTCTGGACGATTGGTTACGGCTGGACGCAGTCGGTAGAGGGAATACCAATATATGCTGGCATGACGATCAGCACGACTCAAGCAGAGCAACTCTTGCAACAAGGGCTGCATCGCTACGAAGCTGCCGTCTTACATCTGGTAAAGGTATCGCTAACACAAGGTCAGTTCGATGCGTTGATTAATTTCACCTATAACGTGGGGGAGTCGGCGCTGGCACATTCCACTTTACTCAAATATCTTAACGCTGGAAATTATGCTGCCGCCGCTGATGAATTCCTCCGTTGGAACTGGGCAAAAGGGCAACAATTGCCTGGACTGACTCGCCGTAGGCAGGCAGAAAAGGAGCTGTTTCTATCATGA
- a CDS encoding lysis protein has product MIKLPSFNILWWGSIGLVLVTSLSYAQYYHRRYREAFRSNQRLQLQINQNEYQLKMQRVRQQQLVDLDNQYTKEITHEKAHLAILEQHVRLGKRRLQFQATCQATTGRTAPTRLVNATAPRLTDSAQRDYLTLRRRIIVIQAQVKGLQDYIRWLHQSGEKSM; this is encoded by the coding sequence ATGATTAAATTACCATCATTCAATATTCTGTGGTGGGGAAGTATAGGGCTGGTTTTGGTGACCAGTTTAAGTTATGCCCAGTATTACCATCGCCGTTATCGAGAAGCTTTCCGTTCTAACCAGCGCTTACAATTGCAGATAAATCAGAATGAATATCAGCTAAAAATGCAACGTGTCCGCCAACAACAGTTGGTGGACTTAGATAACCAATACACGAAGGAAATCACCCATGAAAAAGCGCATCTTGCTATTCTTGAGCAGCATGTTCGTCTTGGCAAGCGTCGGTTGCAGTTCCAGGCTACCTGTCAGGCTACCACCGGCCGAACTGCCCCCACCCGCCTGGTTAATGCAACCGCCCCCCGACTTACTGACTCCGCTCAACGGGATTATCTCACTCTCCGGCGACGCATCATCGTAATACAGGCGCAAGTCAAAGGCCTGCAAGATTATATCCGTTGGTTGCATCAATCCGGTGAAAAAAGTATGTGA
- a CDS encoding LysR family transcriptional regulator, producing the protein MWVEIKSGQETEHNINIRPMSELEKEYAMLFVSRQLHYFITTAQTLCITKAASRLYITPSPLGRSIAQLEAQLGYPLFVRQPDGLVLTPQGKNLYQEVYPYYQKMIQLEKGLNSDTEQFWDKFKIASDGLYTGFCTTLADKLSALVPPQYLQMQTLPVTTMSDVLRSNTVDICLVSDRLSDERGLYGKRLLDEPLKLAVSTELATEDPNAIAALMKEFPLAQYHIIPDSELSPRVRSYFYSLGISPRILRFSEMSQRLQLVTQGLAVSLVAASVARLFACNGLRLLDLPADAPILTRYAYCLAGRCRELSVHWELLESSLQLWQEIPDEAPILAINI; encoded by the coding sequence ATGTGGGTGGAAATTAAGTCAGGCCAGGAAACGGAACATAATATCAATATTCGCCCAATGAGCGAATTGGAAAAGGAATACGCTATGTTGTTTGTATCAAGGCAACTGCATTATTTTATTACTACTGCACAGACACTCTGTATTACCAAAGCCGCCAGTCGATTGTATATTACTCCTTCTCCACTGGGGCGCAGTATTGCACAGTTAGAGGCACAACTTGGCTATCCGCTGTTTGTCCGCCAGCCAGATGGGTTAGTATTGACTCCTCAAGGAAAAAACTTATATCAGGAAGTTTATCCTTACTACCAGAAGATGATTCAGTTGGAAAAAGGCTTGAATTCAGATACAGAACAGTTTTGGGACAAATTTAAAATCGCCAGTGACGGCCTTTATACCGGTTTTTGTACAACATTAGCGGACAAATTATCCGCTTTGGTTCCACCTCAGTATTTGCAGATGCAGACCTTGCCAGTCACTACGATGTCTGATGTCCTACGGAGCAATACGGTTGATATATGCCTTGTCTCCGATCGCCTCTCTGATGAACGGGGTTTATATGGGAAACGGTTACTGGACGAGCCTTTGAAACTGGCGGTCTCAACAGAACTCGCCACTGAGGATCCAAACGCAATCGCGGCATTGATGAAAGAATTTCCATTGGCACAATACCATATCATACCAGACAGTGAGCTCTCCCCGCGTGTTCGGAGCTATTTCTACAGTTTGGGGATCTCACCCCGGATATTACGTTTTTCTGAAATGTCCCAACGACTACAGTTAGTCACACAGGGTTTAGCCGTAAGTTTGGTGGCTGCATCTGTCGCCCGGCTCTTTGCCTGTAATGGTCTACGGTTACTGGATTTACCGGCAGACGCTCCGATATTAACCCGTTACGCCTATTGCCTGGCGGGGCGTTGTCGTGAGTTGAGTGTTCACTGGGAATTGTTAGAAAGCAGTTTGCAATTATGGCAAGAGATACCGGATGAAGCACCTATCTTGGCAATTAATATTTAA
- a CDS encoding type II toxin-antitoxin system RelE/ParE family toxin has translation MRYRIERYQDRQGNVPFTDWITRLRKKQRQAAAKIDNQIDRAETGNFGDHKFARDGVWEMRINFGTGYQIYYAVEGEEIVILLLGGDKKTQDQDKDIDKAIEYLQDYKARKPNENEQN, from the coding sequence ATGCGATACCGGATTGAACGCTATCAGGATAGACAAGGGAATGTTCCTTTCACAGACTGGATAACGAGATTAAGGAAGAAACAACGCCAAGCCGCAGCAAAAATAGATAACCAGATAGACAGAGCCGAAACTGGAAACTTTGGAGATCATAAATTTGCACGGGATGGCGTTTGGGAAATGCGAATAAATTTTGGGACAGGTTATCAAATCTATTATGCGGTGGAAGGAGAGGAAATCGTTATTCTCCTTCTTGGTGGTGACAAAAAGACGCAAGATCAAGATAAAGACATAGATAAGGCAATTGAGTATTTACAGGACTACAAGGCGAGGAAACCTAATGAAAATGAACAAAACTAA
- a CDS encoding addiction module antidote protein gives MNKTKEVNSVAANGNFSRSVDHDAAMIAELRADPDYAEIYLQTALEDIYEEGGIPSFLTALRRVVEARGGIGEISKKSGLSRQQLYKTLSESGNPTLSTLTEITRAAGVRLTSSIHI, from the coding sequence ATGAACAAAACTAAAGAGGTTAATTCTGTGGCAGCTAATGGTAACTTTTCTCGTTCAGTCGATCACGATGCAGCCATGATTGCAGAACTAAGAGCCGATCCCGATTACGCAGAGATCTACTTACAAACAGCATTAGAAGATATTTACGAAGAAGGGGGGATTCCTTCATTTTTAACCGCACTTCGTCGTGTCGTGGAGGCTCGCGGAGGCATTGGTGAAATTTCTAAAAAGTCGGGGTTATCTCGTCAGCAACTCTATAAGACGTTATCTGAATCTGGCAATCCGACGCTCTCTACGCTAACAGAGATAACCAGAGCAGCAGGTGTCAGACTTACTTCTTCGATTCACATATAA
- the tnpA gene encoding IS66-like element accessory protein TnpA, producing MKYRTLLLDALRLHFDEHLSRLDVGRRLGIPKSTICALFVRFKKLGMSWPLPDNMTADKLESQLYPARTNPVMTDIPEPVLAGEPVVRKRSRRPNFPLAFKIALAEKSLQPGANVAQLAREHGINDNLLFNWRHLYKRGLLCPREDRSWLLPVTLSEITVPVKLPIPAMQQPAAREPCCELALPAGILRIRGELTSELLRTLISEMKAGG from the coding sequence ATGAAATATCGGACATTGCTCCTCGACGCTTTGCGCTTACATTTTGATGAACACCTATCCAGACTCGATGTTGGCCGTCGGCTTGGGATCCCCAAAAGCACCATCTGCGCTCTCTTTGTTCGCTTCAAAAAGCTGGGAATGAGCTGGCCGCTGCCTGATAACATGACCGCCGATAAGCTCGAATCGCAACTTTACCCCGCGCGTACCAATCCCGTCATGACGGATATCCCTGAGCCGGTTTTAGCGGGTGAACCCGTTGTACGCAAGCGGTCACGCCGCCCAAATTTTCCACTTGCGTTTAAAATCGCCCTGGCCGAAAAATCACTGCAACCTGGCGCCAATGTCGCACAACTGGCGCGTGAACACGGCATCAACGACAACCTGTTGTTTAACTGGCGTCACCTTTATAAACGCGGACTTCTGTGTCCCCGGGAGGACCGTTCATGGCTCCTGCCCGTTACCCTGTCTGAAATCACTGTGCCTGTTAAACTGCCGATCCCCGCGATGCAGCAACCCGCCGCCAGGGAGCCTTGCTGTGAACTGGCGCTTCCCGCCGGCATACTGCGCATCCGGGGTGAACTGACTTCCGAACTGCTGCGTACGTTGATTAGTGAAATGAAGGCGGGTGGATAA
- the tnpB gene encoding IS66 family insertion sequence element accessory protein TnpB (TnpB, as the term is used for proteins encoded by IS66 family insertion elements, is considered an accessory protein, since TnpC, encoded by a neighboring gene, is a DDE family transposase.), whose protein sequence is MSILPAGTRIWIVAGVTDMRNGFNGLASKVQNALKDNPFSGQVFIFRGRRGDMLKVLWADADGLCLFTKRLERGRFVWPVTREGKVHLTPAQLSMLLEGINWKHPQRMEQSGLRI, encoded by the coding sequence ATGAGCATATTGCCAGCAGGCACGCGTATCTGGATCGTGGCAGGGGTCACTGATATGCGCAACGGGTTCAACGGTCTGGCCTCAAAGGTGCAAAACGCACTGAAAGATAATCCGTTCTCCGGGCAGGTCTTCATCTTCCGCGGTCGTCGGGGGGATATGCTTAAGGTACTGTGGGCTGATGCCGATGGGTTGTGCCTGTTTACCAAACGGCTTGAGCGTGGACGCTTCGTCTGGCCGGTGACCCGTGAGGGTAAAGTCCATCTGACTCCCGCCCAACTGTCCATGCTGCTTGAAGGCATAAACTGGAAACACCCGCAGCGGATGGAACAATCTGGTCTACGGATATAA
- the tnpC gene encoding IS66 family transposase produces METPFPDDIAQLKGLLREQMAANKILTENNRLLSPRVASYASEISRLKARVVKLQRMQFGQSSEKIRQKAERQIREVQAHISHLQEEMADILGKQPDPALPPVLRQSSSRKPLPATLPREIQLLLPAEKNCPECGGELHTLGCDISEQLGIISSAFKVIETQRPKLACGRCDGIVQSPMPSKPIERSYASPGLLARIVTAKFAEHMPLYRQSEIYNRQGVALSRATLGRWSGAVSELLEPLYDVLRQYVLMPGKVHGDDIPVPVQAPGNGKTRTGRLWVYVRDDRNAGSVMPPAVWFAYSADRKGIHPQQPLAGYSGVLQADAYGGYRALYETGNITEAACMAHARRKIHDVHVRSPTAITTEAQKRIGELYAIEAEIRGSPAEERLALRKARSAPLMQLLFDGIQQQRATLSRHSETAKAFAYMLKLWDSLNEYCRNGWVEIDNNIAENALRCVAVGRKNWLFAGSDSGGERAAILYSLIGSCRLNGVEPEAWLRYTISHIADWPSNKVHELLPWKLNLTNI; encoded by the coding sequence ATGGAGACCCCATTCCCTGATGATATCGCCCAGCTGAAAGGGCTGCTGCGTGAGCAGATGGCGGCTAACAAGATACTGACAGAAAATAATCGCCTGCTGTCTCCGCGGGTGGCCTCTTATGCCAGCGAAATTAGCCGCCTGAAAGCCCGGGTGGTAAAACTGCAACGTATGCAGTTCGGCCAGAGTTCAGAAAAAATACGGCAGAAGGCTGAACGACAGATACGCGAAGTGCAGGCGCACATCAGTCACCTTCAGGAAGAAATGGCCGACATCCTGGGTAAACAACCCGACCCGGCACTGCCTCCTGTGCTGCGGCAGTCCTCGTCACGAAAACCGTTACCCGCCACCCTGCCCCGCGAAATACAGTTGCTCCTGCCGGCAGAAAAAAACTGCCCTGAATGTGGCGGGGAACTGCATACGCTGGGTTGCGATATCTCAGAACAACTCGGGATCATCAGCAGCGCCTTTAAAGTTATCGAAACACAACGCCCCAAGCTGGCCTGCGGTCGGTGTGACGGTATAGTCCAGTCTCCCATGCCGTCCAAACCCATTGAACGCAGTTATGCCAGTCCTGGACTGCTGGCCCGGATCGTGACCGCAAAGTTCGCAGAGCATATGCCGCTGTACCGTCAGTCGGAGATATATAACCGGCAGGGCGTGGCGTTAAGCCGTGCCACACTGGGTCGCTGGTCCGGGGCAGTGAGTGAACTTCTTGAACCCCTGTACGATGTGTTACGCCAGTATGTTCTGATGCCGGGCAAAGTCCATGGCGATGATATCCCCGTACCCGTTCAGGCGCCAGGCAACGGTAAAACCCGGACCGGACGCCTGTGGGTATACGTCCGCGATGACAGAAATGCAGGCTCGGTCATGCCGCCGGCCGTGTGGTTCGCATACTCAGCAGATCGCAAAGGCATTCACCCGCAACAGCCCCTGGCAGGCTACAGCGGCGTTCTCCAGGCAGATGCTTACGGCGGGTACCGGGCGTTGTATGAAACAGGGAATATCACTGAGGCCGCCTGCATGGCGCATGCCCGACGTAAAATCCATGACGTTCACGTTCGTTCGCCAACAGCAATAACGACGGAAGCCCAGAAGCGGATAGGTGAGTTATATGCCATAGAAGCAGAAATCCGGGGCAGCCCGGCAGAAGAACGGCTGGCATTAAGAAAAGCGCGCAGCGCTCCGCTGATGCAGTTGTTGTTCGACGGGATACAGCAGCAGAGGGCAACGTTGTCGCGGCACTCAGAGACAGCGAAGGCGTTCGCCTACATGCTGAAGTTATGGGACAGTCTGAACGAGTACTGCCGTAACGGCTGGGTGGAGATCGACAATAATATCGCGGAAAACGCCCTGCGTTGCGTCGCGGTTGGGCGAAAAAACTGGTTGTTCGCGGGTTCTGACAGCGGAGGTGAGCGGGCGGCCATCCTGTACTCATTAATCGGCTCCTGTCGTCTTAATGGTGTAGAACCGGAGGCGTGGTTGCGGTACACCATCAGCCATATAGCTGACTGGCCATCAAACAAGGTACATGAGCTGCTTCCCTGGAAACTCAACCTTACCAACATCTAA
- a CDS encoding PDDEXK nuclease domain-containing protein has protein sequence MTSELQIYTSLLADVKKRIRSGQFRAARSVNAELIQMYWDIGRMLHERQKQQGWGAGIIPKLARDIANELPEVKGFSERNLKRMLRFYREYAFPPEMEQQSNINSSEKSISAIVPQVVAQLPWGHNILLIERIRDQTERFWYAEQAQIQGWSRDSLMQMIKNNTYARQGSVISNFKNRLPVFQSELVQQTLKDPYIFDFLTLAEPFKERELEMELLKHLEKFLLELGEGFAFVGRQYPITVSDQEYYIDLLFYHLTLRAFVVIELKRGEFKPEYAGKMNFYCSVVDEKLRHATDQPTIGLILCQTKDRILAEYALRGIQKPIGVSDYELTRALPEDLKSSLPSIEELEAELSQGG, from the coding sequence ATGACTTCAGAACTACAGATATACACCTCGTTACTCGCCGATGTCAAAAAACGAATCCGTAGTGGTCAGTTTAGAGCCGCTCGGTCCGTCAATGCTGAACTGATTCAGATGTACTGGGACATCGGTCGTATGCTTCATGAACGTCAGAAACAGCAGGGATGGGGGGCAGGAATTATCCCGAAGTTGGCGCGGGATATCGCCAATGAATTACCCGAAGTCAAAGGTTTTTCAGAACGAAACCTGAAGCGTATGCTACGTTTCTACAGAGAGTATGCTTTCCCTCCAGAGATGGAACAACAAAGCAACATTAATTCTTCCGAAAAATCTATATCGGCAATTGTGCCACAGGTTGTGGCACAATTGCCGTGGGGTCACAACATTCTACTGATTGAGCGGATAAGAGATCAAACTGAACGATTCTGGTATGCAGAACAGGCCCAGATACAGGGATGGAGTCGTGATTCCCTGATGCAAATGATCAAAAACAATACCTATGCCAGACAAGGTTCAGTTATTAGTAACTTTAAGAATCGGTTGCCCGTATTTCAGTCTGAGTTGGTACAACAAACCCTGAAAGATCCCTATATTTTCGATTTCCTTACTTTGGCTGAACCCTTTAAGGAACGGGAACTGGAAATGGAGTTACTCAAGCACCTTGAGAAATTCTTGCTGGAGCTTGGTGAAGGTTTTGCCTTTGTGGGACGGCAATATCCCATTACTGTAAGCGACCAAGAGTACTACATTGATCTGCTTTTTTATCATCTGACTTTAAGGGCTTTCGTTGTAATTGAATTGAAGCGAGGAGAATTCAAGCCTGAGTACGCAGGTAAGATGAATTTCTATTGCTCTGTAGTCGATGAAAAATTGCGACATGCTACCGATCAACCAACCATAGGTTTAATTCTGTGTCAGACTAAAGACCGGATACTGGCTGAATACGCTTTACGCGGTATTCAAAAGCCAATTGGTGTTTCGGATTACGAACTAACCCGCGCATTACCAGAAGATTTGAAATCCAGCTTACCAAGTATTGAGGAGCTAGAAGCAGAACTTAGTCAGGGTGGTTAA